Proteins encoded together in one Miscanthus floridulus cultivar M001 chromosome 16, ASM1932011v1, whole genome shotgun sequence window:
- the LOC136512647 gene encoding probable glucuronosyltransferase Os01g0926700: MRSIFLIAILAATTAAAVLFHGSDAQELMHGHHTERISGTGGDVLEDDPVGKLKVYVYDLPAKYNTEPVEKDPRCLTHMFATEIFVHRSLLSSAVRTLDPEEADWFYAPVYTTCDLTASGHPMPFDSPRMMRSAIRLIAERWPYWNRSEGADHFFVTPHDFGACFHFQEEKAMARGILPVLRRATLVQTFGQRNHVCLKDGSITIPPYAPPWKMEAQLLPPATPRSIFVYFRGLFYDAGNDPEGGYYARGARASVWENFKSNPLFDISTVHPTTYYQDMQRAVFCLCPLGWAPWSPRLVEAVVFGCIPVVIADDIVLPFADAIPWADIGVFIAEDDVPRLDTILTSIPVEVVLRKQRLLASPAMKRAVLFPQPAQPGDAFHQILNGLARKLPHGDDAFLRNGQTVLNWTAGPPRDLKPW; encoded by the exons ATGAGGTCGATCTTTCTCATCGCCATTCTTGCCGCCACCACTGCAGCAGCAGTGCTCTTCCATGGGTCCGACGCGCAGGAGTTGATGCATGGCCACCATACAGAGAGGATCTCAG GCACTGGCGGTGACGTTTTAGAAGACGACCCTGTCGGCAAGCTCAAGGTCTACGTGTACGACCTCCCAGCGAAATACAACACGGAGCCTGTGGAGAAGGACCCGCGTTGCCTGACGCACATGTTCGCGACGGAGATCTTCGTGCACCGGTCCCTCCTCTCCAGCGCCGTCCGGACCCTGGACCCCGAGGAAGCGGACTGGTTCTACGCGCCCGTGTACACGACCTGCGACCTGACCGCCTCCGGCCACCCCATGCCCTTCGACTCCCCGCGGATGATGCGCAGCGCGATCCGGCTGATCGCCGAGCGCTGGCCGTACTGGAACAGGTCCGAGGGCGCCGACCACTTCTTCGTCACGCCGCACGACTTCGGGGCCTGCTTCCATTTCCAGGAGGAGAAGGCCATGGCGCGCGGGATCCTGCCCGTGCTCCGGCGCGCCACGCTGGTGCAGACGTTCGGGCAGCGGAACCACGTGTGCCTGAAGGATGGCTCCATCACCATCCCGCCGTACGCGCCGCCGTGGAAGATGGAGGCGCAGCTTCTGCCCCCGGCCACCCCGCGGTCCATCTTCGTCTACTTCCGCGGCCTCTTCTACGACGCCGGCAACGACCCCGAGGGCGGATACTACGCCAGGGGCGCCCGCGCCTccgtgtgggagaacttcaagagcaaCCCGCTGTTCGACATCTCCACGGTGCACCCGACGACCTACTACCAGGACATGCAGCGGGCGGTGTTCTGCCTGTGCCCGCTGGGCTGGGCGCCCTGGAGCCCCCGGCTAGTGGAGGCCGTCGTGTTCGGCTGCATCCCGGTGGTCATTGCCGACGACATCGTGCTGCCCTTCGCGGACGCCATCCCGTGGGCGGACATCGGCGTGTTCATCGCTGAGGACGACGTCCCGAGGCTGGACACCATCCTGACGTCCATCCCCGTGGAGGTGGTGCTGAGGAAGCAGCGGCTCCTAGCGAGTCCGGCGATGAAGCGCGCCGTGTTGTTCCCGCAGCCCGCGCAGCCGGGCGACGCGTTCCACCAGATACTCAACGGGCTCGCACGCAAGCTCCCGCACGGCGACGATGCCTTCTTGAGGAACGGACAGACGGTCCTCAACTGGACGGCTGGCCCGCCGAGAGACCTCAAGCCATGGTAG
- the LOC136510139 gene encoding ATP-dependent zinc metalloprotease FTSH 8, mitochondrial-like: MTLASLARALGRSARSTRPRQGFQLGGLRQPPAPPLPSPVHGGEGGAIGFVRSYLTAASSAALGKPAAGKTVDWRYILASPQFRRLFSDESKKNYENYYPKGKKEVPKGDGSNKSESKQESNTEEGWNFQENAMKHLQNFLAPLLILGLMLSSMSSSTADQKEISFQEFKNKLLEPGLVDRIVVSNKSVAKVYIRNSPHPKSQGQNSDTHISTTDVPGKPAPSRCKYYFNIGSVDSFEEKLEEAQEALGIDPHDFVPVTYVAEVNWFQEVMRFAPTAFLVGLIYFMGKRMQSGFNIGGGPGKGRGGGIFNIGKATVMKMDKNSKNKVFFKDVAGCDEAKQEIMEFVHFLKNPKKYEDLGAKIPKGALLVGPPGTGKTLLAKATAGESGVPFLSISGSDFMEMFVGVGPSRVRNLFQEARQCAPSIVFIDEIDAIGRARGRGGFSGSNDERESTLNQLLVEMDGFGTTAGVVVLAGTNRPDILDKALLRPGRFDRQITIDKPDIKGRDQIFRIYLKKLKLDSEPSFYSQRLAALTPGFAGADIANVCNEAALIAARSEETQITMQHFESAIDRIIGGLEKKNRVISKLERRTVAYHESGHAVAGWFLEHAEPLLKVTIVPRGTAALGFAQYVPNENLLMTKEQLFDMTCMTLGGRAAEEVLIGKISTGAQNDLEKVTKMTYAQVAVYGFSEKVGLLSFPQRDDGFEMTKPYSNQTASIIDDEVREWVGKAYKKTVELITEHKEQVTQIAELLLEKEVLHQDDLTRVLGERPFKALEPTNYDLFKQGFQDDDDKSQAPAENTELPDDSSPPLGEVVPT, encoded by the exons ATGACGCTCGCCTCCCTCGCTCGCGCCCTCGGCCGGTCCGCGCGCTCCACCCGGCCGCGCCAG GGTTTCCAGCTCGGTGGCCTCCGGcagccgcccgcgccgccgctaCCGTCGCCTGTCCACGGCGGTGAGGGCGGGGCGATAGGATTTGTCCGCAGTTACCTGACTGCGGCCTCGTCGGCAGCTCTTGGGAAGCCCGCTGCGGGCAAGACTGTGGATTGGAGATACATCCTCGCCAGCCCACAGTTCCGACGCCTCTTCTCGGACGAGTCCAAGAAGA ACTACGAGAACTACTACCCGAAGGGTAAGAAGGAGGTGCCGAAAGGAGATGGAAGTAACAAGTCTGAATCGAAGC AGGAATCCAATACAGAGGAAGGATGGAATTTCCAGGAGAACGCTATGAAACACCTGCAGAATTTCCTTGCACCTCTATTGATTCTTGGCCTGATGCTATCATCCATGTCATCTAGCACCGCAGACCAGAAGGAG ATAAGCTTCCAAGAGTTCAAGAACAAGTTACTAGAACCTGGTTTAGTTGATCGCATTGTTGTTTCAAATAAATCAGTAGCGAAGGTCTACATCAGGAATTCACCTCATCCAAAGAGCCAAGGCCAAAATAGTGATACCCATATTTCTACCACTGATGTTCCAGGCAAGCCTGCTCCCAGCAGATGCAAGTATTACTTCAATATTGGTAGTGTTGATTCGTTTGAAGAGAAGTTAGAGGAAGCCCAGGAAGCTTTGGGAATAGATCCACATGATTTTGTCCCAGTAACTTATGTTGCTGAAGTAAATTGGTTCCAAGAAGTTATGAGGTTCGCCCCAACAGCATTTCTTGTTGGTCTGATATATTTTATGGGAAAAAGGATGCAAAGTGGTTTCAATATTGGAGGTGGTCCTGGcaaaggaagaggaggaggtaTTTTCAACATTGGAAAAGCTACAGTGATGAAGATGGACAAGAACTCCAAAAATAAG GTGTTCTTTAAGGATGTAGCTGGTTGTGACGAAGCAAAACAAGAAATAATGGAGTTTGTGCATTTCCTCAAAAACCCCAAGAAGTATGAAGATTTGGGAGCTAAAATACCCAAAGGTGCTTTACTTGTAGGCCCTCCTGGGACAGGGAAGACTTTGCTTGCCAAGGCTACAGCAGGAGAGTCTGGTGTGCCATTTTTGTCTATTTCTGGTTCAGATTTCATGGAAATGTTTGTTGGTGTTGGACCGTCCAGGGTACGAAACTTGTTCCAAGAAGCTAGGCAGTGTGCTCCTAGTATTGTATTCATTGACGAAATCGATGCTATTGGTCGTGCAAGAGGACGTGGAGGTTTTTCAGGTTCAAATGATGAACGTGAGAGTACTTTGAACCAGCTGCTTGTAGAGATGGATGGATTTGGAACAACTGCTGGTGTTGTTGTTCTTGCTGGGACAAATAGACCTGACATCCTCGATAAGGCATTATTAAGGCCAGGAAGATTTGATCGCCAGATAACAATTGACAAGCCAGATATAAAGGGTCGTGACCAAATATTCCGCATATATCTTAAAAAGCTTAAGCTGGACAGCGAACCATCATTTTATTCACAAAGGCTAGCTGCCTTGACGCCTGGGTTTGCAGGAGCTGACATTGCCAATGTTTGTAATGAAGCTGCTTTAATTGCTGCGAGAAGTGAGGAAACTCAGATTACCATGCAGCATTTTGAGTCTGCGATTGATAGGATTATTGGTGGTTTGGAGAAGAAAAATAGG GTCATTAGCAAACTGGAGCGTCGTACCGTTGCTTACCATGAATCTGGACATGCCGTTGCTGGATGGTTCTTGGAGCATGCAGAGCCTCTTCTGAAAGTTACAATTGTTCCTCGTGGAACAGCTGCTTTAGGCTTTGCACAGTACGTCCCAAATGAAAATCTTTTGATGACAAAAGAGCAGCTTTTTGATATGACATGCATGACATTAGGTGGCCGAGCTGCAGAGGAG GTTTTGATTGGCAAAATCTCAACTGGTGCTCAGAATGACTTGGAGAAAGTTACCAAAATGACATATGCACAGGTCGCCGTGTATGGTTTTAGTGAAAAGGTTGGGCTTCTATCCTTCCCTCAGAGGGATGATGGTTTTGAAATGACCAAGCCTTACAGTAATCAGACGGCATCCATCATCGATGATGAGGTCCGGGAATGGGTTGGCAAGGCCTATAAGAAAACAGTTGAATTGATAACAGAGCATAAGGAGCAAGTTACACAAATTGCAGAATTGCTGCTTGAGAAGGAAGTCCTACACCAGGACGATCTAACCAGGGTACTAGGAGAACGTCCATTCAAGGCACTGGAGCCAACCAACTACGACCTGTTTAAGCAAGGTTTCcaggatgatgatgacaagagccAAGCACCAGCAGAGAACACCGAGTTGCCTGATGATTCATCTCCCCCACTTGGTGAGGTTGTACCCACatag